Proteins encoded within one genomic window of Mycolicibacterium monacense:
- a CDS encoding cytochrome P450, whose translation MSDFESVDYFTDMSLVPDPYPYFDYLRAKCPVQRATPYGVMAVTGHQEALAAYKDPAMSSCVAVAGPFPPLPFTPEGDDITAQIEEHRTAIPMAEHVVTMDAEQHARTRGLLSKLITPKRLAENQDFMWRLVDRQIDKFLERGSCEFMTDFAKPLSMLVIADLLGVPLEDHDEFRRALGDEVVGDIGAEDTVAHNPLMWLDEKFASYVIDRRREPREDVLTELAAATYPDGSVPDVDEVVKLATFLFAAGMETTTKLLSTAMRVMGERPDIQQVLRDERTRIPTFLEECLRTESPVKSHFRLARTTTTLGDADIPAGTIVMLLPGASNRDPRKFENPHEFRPDRGNVREHVAFGRGPHSCPGAPLARAEARISMNRLLDRMANIRISEEMHGPAGERKYEYDPTFIMRGLSALHIEFEPLPDP comes from the coding sequence GTGAGCGATTTCGAGTCGGTCGACTACTTCACCGACATGTCCCTGGTCCCCGACCCGTACCCCTACTTCGACTACCTGCGAGCCAAGTGCCCGGTACAGCGGGCCACTCCGTACGGCGTGATGGCGGTGACGGGACACCAGGAGGCTCTGGCGGCGTACAAGGACCCCGCGATGTCCTCGTGTGTCGCCGTGGCGGGACCGTTTCCGCCGCTGCCGTTCACACCGGAAGGCGACGACATCACCGCGCAGATCGAGGAGCACCGAACTGCCATCCCGATGGCAGAGCACGTGGTGACGATGGACGCTGAGCAGCATGCGAGAACTCGCGGCCTGTTGAGCAAGCTGATCACCCCGAAACGGCTTGCCGAAAATCAAGATTTCATGTGGCGACTGGTCGACCGGCAGATCGACAAGTTCCTCGAGCGTGGATCCTGCGAGTTCATGACGGACTTCGCGAAACCGCTGTCGATGCTGGTGATCGCGGACCTGCTCGGTGTTCCTCTCGAGGACCACGACGAATTCAGGCGGGCCCTCGGCGACGAGGTCGTCGGCGACATCGGCGCCGAGGACACCGTTGCGCACAACCCGCTGATGTGGCTGGACGAGAAGTTCGCCTCATATGTCATCGACCGCAGGCGCGAACCTCGCGAGGACGTGTTGACCGAACTGGCTGCGGCGACCTACCCGGACGGATCGGTGCCGGATGTCGACGAGGTCGTCAAACTCGCGACATTCCTGTTCGCGGCCGGAATGGAGACGACGACAAAGCTTCTCAGCACCGCGATGCGGGTGATGGGCGAGCGCCCCGACATCCAACAGGTTCTTCGCGATGAGCGGACCCGCATACCGACATTCCTCGAAGAGTGTCTGCGGACGGAGAGCCCGGTCAAGAGCCACTTCCGATTGGCGCGCACCACGACGACGCTCGGTGACGCGGACATTCCAGCCGGCACCATCGTCATGCTGCTACCCGGTGCCAGCAACCGTGACCCACGCAAGTTCGAGAATCCACACGAGTTCCGGCCCGACCGAGGCAATGTGCGTGAGCACGTCGCGTTCGGACGCGGGCCGCACTCATGTCCCGGCGCGCCGTTGGCACGCGCCGAAGCGCGCATCTCGATGAACCGCCTGCTGGACCGCATGGCGAACATCCGCATCTCCGAAGAGATGCACGGACCCGCCGGTGAGCGGAAGTACGAGTACGACCCGACGTTCATCATGCGGGGGCTCTCGGCTCTGCACATCGAGTTCGAACCCCTGCCGGACCCCTGA
- a CDS encoding cytochrome P450, with protein MTGDPAVELYYDPFDFVIDDDPYPVWKRMRAEAPLYRNSRYGFYALSRYDDVVRALPDWQTYRSGRGTTADILFSGIEVPPGILLWEDPPLHDLHRRLLSRVFTPRRMLAVEDLVCGFCSRALDPLRDAEGFDFVTDLGAIMPMRTIGYLLGIPEEGQQQIRDLNDKSITVGSQGSGTGEVSQTIFEESLGVFAEYIEWRSTHPSDDLMTELLNAEVEEPDGTRRQLERTEVLAYTAMIAGAGNETTARLIGFMGQLLGEHPDQRRELVADPSLIPSAVEETLRYEPPSPVQARYVARDVELYGRTVGEGSYMLLLNGSANRDETRFTDPDRYDIHRKAGHLSFGQGLHFCLGSALARLEARVAFEEVLARWTDWDVDYANATRARTSSVRGWAKLPVRTR; from the coding sequence GTGACAGGTGATCCTGCGGTCGAGTTGTACTACGACCCCTTCGATTTCGTGATCGACGACGATCCGTACCCGGTCTGGAAACGGATGCGCGCGGAGGCGCCGCTGTACCGCAACAGCCGATACGGGTTCTACGCGCTCAGTCGCTACGACGATGTCGTGCGCGCTCTGCCGGACTGGCAGACCTATCGGTCGGGTCGCGGTACCACCGCAGACATCCTGTTCAGTGGCATCGAGGTGCCGCCGGGAATCCTTCTCTGGGAGGACCCGCCGCTGCACGATCTGCACCGGCGGCTGCTGTCGCGGGTGTTCACCCCCCGGCGCATGCTAGCCGTCGAGGACCTCGTTTGCGGCTTCTGTTCGCGCGCACTGGATCCGCTGCGGGACGCGGAGGGTTTCGACTTCGTCACCGATCTCGGCGCGATCATGCCCATGCGCACGATCGGCTATCTGCTCGGCATCCCCGAGGAGGGTCAGCAGCAGATCCGCGACCTCAACGACAAGAGCATCACCGTCGGCTCGCAGGGGAGCGGAACCGGCGAGGTCAGCCAGACCATCTTCGAGGAATCCCTTGGCGTGTTCGCCGAGTACATCGAATGGCGGTCGACGCACCCGTCCGACGATCTGATGACCGAACTGCTCAACGCGGAGGTCGAGGAACCCGATGGAACGCGCCGGCAGCTCGAGCGCACCGAGGTTCTCGCCTACACCGCGATGATCGCCGGTGCCGGCAACGAGACGACGGCGCGGCTCATCGGATTCATGGGTCAGCTCCTCGGTGAACATCCCGATCAGCGGCGCGAACTCGTCGCCGACCCGTCGCTGATCCCCTCGGCGGTGGAGGAGACGTTGCGGTACGAGCCGCCGTCCCCGGTTCAGGCACGTTATGTCGCACGGGATGTCGAGTTGTACGGGCGCACCGTCGGCGAAGGGTCCTACATGCTGCTGCTCAACGGGTCGGCCAACCGCGATGAAACCCGGTTCACCGATCCCGACCGCTACGACATCCACCGCAAGGCAGGCCATTTGAGCTTCGGGCAGGGACTGCATTTCTGCCTCGGCTCGGCGTTGGCGAGGCTCGAGGCGCGGGTGGCGTTCGAGGAGGTCCTGGCGCGGTGGACGGACTGGGACGTCGACTACGCCAACGCCACCAGGGCGCGGACGTCCAGCGTGCGCGGGTGGGCGAAACTGCCGGTGAGGACGCGCTGA
- a CDS encoding mycofactocin-coupled SDR family oxidoreductase — MTGKLDGKVAFITGAARGQGRAHAIAMAREGADIIAVDICRDIPSNPYPLATPEDLAETERSVKEIGRRVVARIADVRERHELRDAVDAGLADLGRIDIVVANAGILPMAMGNPDPMGFVDASDVDLLGVMNTVAVAIPHLPDGASIIVTGSTAGMIRGTTTSPDMGPGGAGYGWSKRIVMEYVDEMCLHLAPRMIRINAIHPTNCNTHLLQNEGMYGVFRPDLKAEGKTPTREDAEPLFNLFQAMPIPYIEPEDMANLGVFLASDDSRYITGQHIRVDAGSLLKWPNGPGG; from the coding sequence ATGACCGGAAAACTCGACGGCAAGGTCGCTTTCATCACCGGCGCGGCCCGCGGCCAGGGGCGGGCGCACGCGATCGCGATGGCCAGGGAGGGTGCCGACATCATCGCGGTCGACATCTGCCGCGACATCCCGTCCAACCCGTATCCACTCGCCACCCCGGAAGACCTCGCCGAAACCGAGCGTTCCGTCAAGGAGATCGGCAGACGCGTCGTCGCGCGGATCGCCGACGTCCGGGAACGCCACGAACTGCGCGATGCGGTCGACGCCGGTCTGGCGGATCTGGGCAGGATCGACATCGTCGTCGCGAACGCGGGAATCCTTCCGATGGCGATGGGCAATCCCGACCCGATGGGGTTCGTCGACGCCTCCGACGTCGACCTGCTCGGGGTGATGAACACCGTCGCGGTCGCCATCCCGCACCTTCCGGACGGCGCCTCGATCATCGTCACCGGCTCGACCGCGGGCATGATCCGCGGGACCACCACCAGCCCGGACATGGGTCCCGGGGGCGCCGGCTACGGATGGAGCAAGCGGATAGTCATGGAGTACGTCGACGAGATGTGTCTCCACCTGGCGCCCAGGATGATTCGTATCAACGCGATCCATCCGACGAACTGCAACACCCACCTGTTGCAGAACGAGGGCATGTACGGCGTGTTCCGGCCTGATCTGAAGGCCGAGGGCAAGACGCCCACCCGCGAGGACGCCGAACCGCTGTTCAACCTGTTCCAGGCCATGCCGATCCCGTACATCGAACCGGAGGACATGGCCAACCTCGGCGTGTTCCTCGCCTCCGACGACAGCCGCTACATCACCGGTCAGCACATCCGCGTCGACGCCGGGTCGCTGCTGAAGTGGCCCAACGGACCCGGTGGCTAG
- a CDS encoding WS/DGAT/MGAT family O-acyltransferase — protein sequence MKRLNGMDALLLYSETPNVHTHTLKIAILSPADSDPDAGFGAFRRGLERRLPLLEPLRYKLVEIPGRLHHPMWLENCSVDLDYHLRRVRVPAPGGRRELDRVIGEIASTPLDRRYPLWEFYFADGLADGRWALIGKVHHALADGVASANLLARLMDGAGDVASSTAEPCAPPSPRQLLRAAGRDHLRQLAEMPETVRDVAAGSWRLHRRARQRGEQPDFAQLMHAPATFLNHVVSPARAFASDTLPLGLVKITARHLGITINDLVLAMATGALRTLSLRYDGAADRPIVASVPLSTDQSSERITGNEIGGLAVSLPVHIDDPLERLRLVSKATTIAKENQRLFDQELYGRLMGYVPPAVATRVLQWVAEHDTDHRLMNIPISNVPGPRNYGHFDGARVDEICSVGPLAPGCGMNITVWSYVDQLNISVITDDVTVGDTSEATDALLEAFHEIHCAAGI from the coding sequence ATGAAGCGCCTGAACGGGATGGACGCGCTGCTGCTCTACAGCGAAACGCCCAACGTCCACACCCACACGCTCAAGATCGCGATCCTCAGTCCGGCGGACTCTGACCCTGACGCCGGTTTCGGGGCGTTCCGCCGAGGCCTCGAACGACGGCTGCCACTCCTGGAGCCTCTGCGCTACAAACTCGTCGAGATACCGGGGCGGCTGCACCATCCGATGTGGCTGGAGAACTGCAGCGTCGACCTCGACTACCATCTGCGGCGCGTGAGGGTGCCCGCCCCCGGCGGCAGGCGCGAGCTCGACCGTGTCATCGGCGAAATAGCCAGTACGCCATTGGATCGGCGATATCCACTGTGGGAGTTCTATTTCGCCGACGGCCTGGCTGACGGCCGATGGGCGCTGATCGGCAAGGTGCACCATGCCCTCGCCGACGGCGTGGCCTCAGCCAACCTGCTGGCCCGGCTGATGGACGGCGCAGGTGATGTCGCGTCGAGCACCGCCGAACCGTGTGCGCCACCGTCGCCTCGACAACTTCTGCGCGCCGCCGGCCGCGATCATCTGCGTCAGCTTGCCGAGATGCCCGAAACGGTTCGCGATGTCGCCGCGGGCTCCTGGCGACTGCACCGGCGGGCACGCCAACGCGGTGAGCAGCCCGACTTCGCGCAGTTGATGCACGCTCCGGCAACGTTTCTCAACCACGTGGTCTCGCCGGCTCGTGCGTTCGCCAGCGACACGCTACCGCTGGGACTCGTCAAGATCACGGCCAGACACCTGGGGATCACGATCAACGACCTGGTGCTGGCGATGGCGACTGGCGCTCTGCGCACATTGTCGCTGCGCTACGACGGGGCCGCCGACCGACCCATCGTCGCGTCGGTTCCGCTGAGCACCGACCAGTCGAGCGAGCGGATCACGGGCAATGAGATCGGTGGTCTCGCCGTATCTCTCCCGGTGCACATCGACGACCCGCTGGAGCGTCTCCGACTGGTGTCGAAGGCGACCACGATCGCCAAGGAGAACCAACGGCTGTTCGACCAGGAGTTGTACGGGCGGCTGATGGGTTACGTACCCCCTGCCGTCGCCACGCGAGTTCTACAGTGGGTTGCCGAGCACGACACCGACCACCGTCTCATGAACATTCCGATCTCGAACGTTCCAGGACCGCGCAACTATGGTCACTTCGACGGAGCCCGCGTCGATGAGATCTGTTCGGTGGGTCCGTTGGCGCCCGGGTGCGGTATGAACATCACCGTGTGGAGCTATGTCGACCAGCTGAACATCTCGGTGATCACCGACGACGTGACCGTCGGAGACACGTCAGAGGCCACCGACGCTCTCCTCGAGGCATTCCATGAAATTCACTGCGCTGCCGGCATCTAG
- a CDS encoding lysophospholipid acyltransferase family protein → MNDAADRYDPSRWDPNSTRKLLDAARPVGKHWFRWEVRGMESFPRSGGVLTVSNHSGGILTLDTVTFSSAYYDRFGYDRPVLTLGHDALFTGPIGDWVSRIGLIPAHRAVATQALQSGAVVLVFPGGVYDAYRPTLRANVVDFNGRTGYVATALAAGAPIVPVVSIGGQQSQLFLTRGTWLAKRLGLERFRSDILPISVGFPFGVSAVVPINLPLPTKIVTQVLAPIDVATQFGPDPDVAEVDAHVRAVMQSALNELAEQRRLPVLG, encoded by the coding sequence ATGAACGATGCCGCAGACCGATACGACCCGTCTCGCTGGGATCCGAATTCGACCCGCAAGCTCCTCGACGCCGCCCGCCCTGTCGGCAAGCACTGGTTCCGCTGGGAAGTGCGCGGTATGGAGTCGTTCCCACGCAGCGGTGGAGTACTGACCGTGTCCAACCATTCGGGCGGCATTCTCACGCTCGACACCGTGACGTTCAGTAGCGCCTACTATGACCGCTTCGGCTACGACCGGCCGGTGCTCACGTTGGGACACGACGCGTTGTTCACCGGCCCCATCGGTGACTGGGTGTCGCGCATCGGGCTCATCCCCGCCCATCGGGCGGTCGCCACACAGGCGCTGCAGTCGGGCGCGGTCGTGCTGGTTTTCCCGGGTGGTGTCTACGACGCCTATCGGCCGACGCTGCGCGCCAACGTCGTCGACTTCAACGGTCGAACGGGCTATGTGGCGACCGCGTTGGCGGCGGGTGCGCCCATCGTGCCGGTCGTGTCCATCGGGGGTCAGCAGAGTCAACTGTTCCTCACTCGCGGCACCTGGCTCGCGAAACGGCTCGGACTCGAGCGGTTCCGCTCCGACATCCTCCCGATCTCGGTGGGTTTTCCCTTCGGGGTCAGCGCCGTCGTTCCGATCAATCTCCCGTTGCCGACGAAGATCGTCACGCAGGTGCTGGCTCCGATCGACGTCGCCACACAGTTCGGCCCCGACCCGGACGTCGCGGAGGTGGACGCCCACGTCCGAGCGGTCATGCAGAGCGCGTTGAACGAGCTCGCCGAGCAACGGCGCCTACCCGTTCTGGGATGA
- a CDS encoding TetR/AcrR family transcriptional regulator produces MPQRDSSDQPTSVAARAGRRPRGEARRLLLDAARDLFARKDYRATTTREIAEAADVSEYLLFRHFGSKAGLFREALVVPFTTFLDDFAQTWQAVVPEETDEEQLARQFVGRLYDVLVEHQGLLLTLVASDGLDDEEIEAAGIADIRRALSMLGRISAEGMRLRGKRSRQPDLPAHSTVAMIVGMVALRSTFFGSSPPSREAIVDELVQAILHGFLHRP; encoded by the coding sequence GTGCCACAGCGAGATTCGTCCGATCAGCCGACCTCCGTCGCGGCCCGGGCCGGCCGCCGGCCTCGGGGCGAGGCGCGTCGGTTGCTGCTCGACGCCGCCCGGGATCTGTTCGCGCGCAAGGATTACCGCGCCACCACCACCCGAGAGATCGCAGAAGCCGCGGACGTCAGCGAGTACCTGCTGTTCCGCCACTTCGGCTCCAAGGCCGGGCTGTTCCGCGAAGCCCTCGTCGTACCGTTCACGACCTTCCTCGACGACTTCGCGCAGACGTGGCAGGCCGTCGTCCCCGAGGAGACCGATGAGGAGCAGTTGGCCCGCCAGTTCGTCGGCAGGCTCTACGACGTGCTCGTCGAGCACCAGGGTCTGCTGCTCACCCTCGTCGCCTCCGACGGACTCGACGACGAGGAGATCGAAGCCGCGGGTATCGCCGATATCCGCCGAGCGCTGAGCATGCTCGGCCGGATCAGCGCCGAAGGTATGCGATTGCGGGGGAAGCGGTCGCGTCAACCGGACCTTCCCGCACATTCGACCGTGGCGATGATCGTCGGCATGGTGGCGCTGCGCAGCACCTTCTTCGGCAGCAGCCCGCCGTCGCGAGAGGCCATCGTGGACGAACTCGTCCAGGCCATCCTGCACGGCTTCCTGCACCGCCCCTAG
- a CDS encoding spirocyclase AveC family protein translates to MSTELTPALIAGLSFAYVGGVVFLGVGVFLSVRRGRLHPLLLVSISAISFSWIEAPYDWAVYAQFPPALPRMPSWWPLNMTWGGGLPSAVPIGYIAYFVLPAVIGAALGRRIVARFGWRRPQTLLAAGLLVGFLWALLFNGFFGPRLGVFYYGYVIPGLAIFEGGKYQYPIYDAIAMGIQVMVFAYLLGRTDGQGRNVIESWSDRVSKTRWQSAVVSIVAVVVVGHTVYGAVFAPHLVTKLRGDVTSGPTEQLFPGVPNQPR, encoded by the coding sequence GTGAGCACCGAGCTCACGCCCGCGCTGATCGCCGGGCTGTCGTTCGCCTACGTCGGCGGAGTCGTGTTCCTCGGCGTCGGGGTGTTCCTGAGCGTGCGGCGCGGCCGGCTGCACCCGCTGCTGCTGGTGTCCATCTCGGCGATCTCGTTCTCGTGGATCGAGGCACCGTACGACTGGGCGGTGTACGCCCAGTTCCCACCCGCGCTCCCGCGGATGCCCTCGTGGTGGCCGTTGAACATGACCTGGGGCGGTGGCCTGCCATCGGCCGTGCCCATCGGGTACATCGCCTACTTCGTGCTGCCCGCGGTGATCGGCGCAGCACTCGGACGACGGATCGTCGCGCGGTTCGGGTGGCGAAGGCCCCAGACGCTGTTGGCGGCCGGCCTGCTCGTCGGTTTCCTCTGGGCCCTGCTGTTCAACGGGTTCTTCGGTCCGCGGCTCGGTGTCTTCTACTACGGCTACGTGATCCCCGGACTGGCGATCTTCGAAGGTGGCAAGTACCAATACCCGATTTACGACGCGATCGCGATGGGCATCCAGGTGATGGTGTTCGCCTATCTCCTCGGGCGCACGGACGGACAGGGGCGCAACGTCATCGAATCGTGGTCCGACCGGGTGTCGAAGACCCGGTGGCAGTCTGCGGTCGTGTCGATCGTGGCCGTGGTCGTCGTCGGACACACGGTGTACGGCGCCGTCTTCGCCCCGCACCTGGTGACGAAGCTCCGCGGTGACGTGACATCGGGACCGACGGAGCAGTTGTTCCCTGGTGTGCCCAATCAACCACGATGA
- a CDS encoding TetR/AcrR family transcriptional regulator: MTNKRNAAKRTSDNGSVAGSSYDDGTRRTEILQTAARMIATSGLRTSLQEIADAAGILPGSLYHHFESKESILVELLRRYHADLDRIAEHAQATLDDPSSHSAFDRVLELSVAIAQCAVTHRAALQMSFYEGRSSNPELATLAQRRPTAVLQAMLQTLRAARWSGCIRSDVDLPVLADRMVQTMLQAGLDVIRQNTPVEKVATLLTRIELEGLAAEPPTDQMLDQSAAFSAADAVVQSWNDNETEADDKAAHVRAVARTEFGRRGYEVTTIRDIASAAGMGTGTVYRLIGSKDELLVSIMRSFGEKVAMGWTEVLSADATTIEKLDALSWINTNALDRFGDEFRIQLAWMRQSPPGTPNPGWLFSKRVRQMRSLLAEGIRSGEVRVDSPPNDLLARGVIGIGWIPENILRDLGTRRALIHVRDTTLRGVVERNA, translated from the coding sequence GTGACGAACAAGCGCAATGCAGCGAAGCGCACTTCCGACAACGGGTCCGTCGCAGGCAGCTCATATGACGACGGCACGCGCCGCACCGAGATACTGCAGACCGCGGCCCGCATGATCGCGACGTCAGGATTGCGCACATCACTGCAGGAGATCGCCGACGCCGCCGGCATTCTGCCCGGCAGCCTCTATCACCACTTCGAATCCAAAGAGTCGATCCTCGTCGAACTACTGCGGCGTTATCACGCCGATCTCGACCGGATCGCCGAACACGCACAGGCCACGCTGGACGACCCGTCGTCACACTCCGCCTTCGACCGGGTTCTCGAGTTGAGCGTGGCGATCGCGCAATGTGCCGTGACGCACCGCGCCGCGCTGCAGATGTCGTTCTACGAGGGCCGCAGCTCCAACCCCGAACTGGCGACTTTGGCGCAGCGGCGACCGACCGCGGTATTGCAGGCCATGCTGCAGACACTGCGGGCAGCCAGATGGAGCGGTTGCATCAGGTCCGACGTCGATCTTCCGGTGCTGGCCGACCGGATGGTGCAGACGATGCTGCAGGCGGGTCTCGACGTCATACGCCAGAACACGCCCGTCGAAAAGGTGGCCACTCTGCTGACCCGAATCGAGCTCGAGGGCCTGGCAGCCGAGCCTCCGACTGATCAGATGCTCGACCAGTCGGCCGCGTTCTCGGCCGCCGACGCCGTCGTGCAGTCTTGGAACGACAACGAGACCGAGGCCGACGACAAGGCGGCACACGTGCGCGCAGTCGCCCGGACGGAATTCGGGCGTCGGGGTTATGAAGTCACCACCATCCGGGACATCGCTTCGGCAGCCGGCATGGGTACCGGCACGGTGTACCGGCTGATCGGTTCCAAGGACGAGTTGCTCGTGTCGATCATGCGGTCCTTCGGAGAGAAGGTGGCCATGGGCTGGACCGAGGTGCTCAGTGCCGACGCGACAACGATCGAGAAGCTGGACGCGTTGAGCTGGATCAACACCAACGCGCTGGACCGCTTCGGCGACGAGTTTCGGATTCAGCTGGCCTGGATGAGGCAGTCGCCTCCCGGTACGCCGAACCCCGGGTGGTTGTTCTCAAAACGTGTGCGACAGATGAGAAGTCTGCTGGCCGAGGGCATCCGATCCGGCGAGGTGCGCGTCGACAGCCCGCCGAACGATCTGTTGGCGCGCGGCGTCATCGGAATCGGCTGGATCCCGGAGAACATCCTGCGCGACCTCGGAACGCGCCGGGCACTGATTCACGTCCGCGATACGACACTTCGTGGCGTCGTCGAACGCAACGCCTGA
- a CDS encoding cytochrome P450, producing MEQLFDDLDDFGAFDDAISGDVRDPYTELARLRREEPVQRLETSGMLPHEESLPMFIVYRHEEIQQMLRDNETFSSRGVIDAFGPVLGEGVMLGMDEPIHGRLRSLVSKAFTQKALAKWEDELVGRVGNSLIDKFASKGKADLVKEFTFDYPSQIIAGLLGLPREDYPQFQRWSISLLSWIMNPERGLAASAALCDYFAPILEARRAEPKDDLISRLAEAEIDGEKLADEEIYSFLRLLLPAGVETTYRSLGSLLFGLLSDPAQLDAIREDRSLLPQAIEEGVRWEPPLLTITRVATRDTELGGVKIPAGATVMPMLGSANRQEERYPDPDKFDIFRQAKANLGWGYGVHVCLGMHLARLEMRTAINLLLDRLPNLRMDPDGDDPHIRGQVFRSPTSLPVLFDPA from the coding sequence ATGGAACAGCTTTTCGACGATCTCGACGATTTCGGCGCCTTCGACGACGCGATATCGGGTGACGTTCGCGACCCGTACACCGAATTGGCGCGACTGCGCCGTGAGGAGCCCGTCCAGCGCCTGGAGACCTCCGGGATGCTGCCGCACGAGGAATCGCTGCCGATGTTCATCGTCTATCGGCACGAGGAAATTCAGCAGATGCTCCGCGACAACGAAACGTTCTCGTCGAGAGGCGTGATCGATGCGTTCGGTCCGGTGCTGGGCGAAGGCGTGATGCTCGGGATGGACGAACCGATTCACGGCAGGCTGCGCTCGTTGGTGTCCAAGGCGTTCACCCAGAAGGCACTGGCCAAGTGGGAGGACGAACTCGTCGGGCGCGTGGGGAACTCACTGATCGACAAGTTCGCGTCCAAGGGCAAGGCGGACCTGGTGAAGGAGTTCACCTTCGACTACCCGAGCCAGATCATCGCGGGACTTCTCGGACTGCCCCGCGAGGACTATCCGCAGTTTCAGCGCTGGTCGATCTCCCTGCTGAGTTGGATCATGAACCCGGAACGCGGGTTGGCCGCATCGGCCGCCCTGTGCGACTACTTCGCGCCGATCCTCGAAGCACGCCGCGCGGAACCGAAGGACGATTTGATCAGCCGACTGGCGGAGGCCGAGATCGACGGGGAGAAGCTCGCGGACGAGGAGATCTACTCGTTCCTCCGGCTGTTGCTGCCCGCAGGCGTGGAGACGACATATCGATCGCTGGGAAGCCTGCTCTTCGGGCTGCTGTCGGATCCCGCACAGCTGGATGCGATCCGTGAGGACCGGTCGCTGCTGCCTCAGGCCATCGAGGAGGGTGTGCGGTGGGAGCCGCCGCTGCTCACGATCACGCGTGTCGCGACGCGCGACACCGAACTGGGCGGGGTGAAGATTCCGGCAGGCGCGACGGTGATGCCGATGCTGGGTTCTGCGAACAGGCAGGAGGAGCGCTACCCGGATCCAGACAAGTTCGACATCTTCCGGCAGGCCAAGGCCAACCTCGGATGGGGCTACGGCGTCCACGTCTGCCTCGGAATGCATCTGGCACGTCTCGAGATGCGCACCGCGATCAACCTCCTGCTGGACCGTTTGCCCAACCTGCGAATGGATCCCGACGGCGACGACCCGCACATCCGCGGACAGGTGTTTCGGTCGCCGACGTCGCTACCCGTGTTGTTCGACCCCGCATAG